The following proteins come from a genomic window of Brevibacillus antibioticus:
- a CDS encoding TnsA endonuclease N-terminal domain-containing protein produces the protein MAKRKRQITGAKIEKYIKEGRGQGIGKDYLPWLEIQDVPSDGRATRGKGWTTNRRHDFMSDLERDYFYILDFSDEVTDIREQYPLLPLEETMIIAEEIGVKHPMIPHTGEPVVMTTDFLITVGNKNVARTVKPAAELEDKRTIEKFEIERRYWESRHVDWGIITDLDIPDYFVRNIEWVHKEFHNEDVPDLGPFVINQLQSMLAKYLVEGDTIARSCLVCDEQLGLEVGTSLALFRHFIGRKIWSVNMNERIVPTLKAKDFQINESFRSVQAKGG, from the coding sequence ATGGCCAAGCGCAAACGGCAAATTACTGGTGCCAAGATCGAAAAATATATAAAAGAAGGTAGAGGTCAAGGAATCGGTAAAGACTATTTACCTTGGCTGGAGATACAAGATGTTCCATCTGATGGCAGAGCAACTCGCGGTAAAGGATGGACAACCAATCGACGGCATGACTTTATGTCGGACCTCGAAAGAGATTACTTCTACATCCTTGATTTTTCTGATGAGGTCACTGATATACGGGAACAGTATCCTCTTCTTCCACTTGAGGAAACAATGATAATTGCAGAGGAAATCGGTGTGAAGCATCCCATGATTCCACATACGGGAGAGCCGGTCGTGATGACTACAGATTTTCTAATTACTGTAGGAAACAAAAATGTGGCTAGAACCGTTAAACCCGCCGCAGAGTTGGAAGATAAACGTACGATTGAGAAGTTTGAGATCGAGCGGAGATACTGGGAAAGCCGCCATGTCGATTGGGGGATTATTACCGATCTGGACATCCCTGATTATTTTGTACGCAATATCGAGTGGGTCCACAAAGAGTTTCACAATGAAGACGTTCCGGACTTGGGCCCCTTTGTCATTAATCAACTCCAAAGCATGTTGGCTAAATATTTGGTAGAAGGCGATACGATTGCCCGTTCGTGCTTGGTGTGTGACGAGCAGCTTGGTTTGGAAGTCGGAACATCATTAGCGCTATTCAGGCATTTTATTGGGAGGAAGATTTGGTCTGTAAACATGAACGAACGAATTGTACCAACGTTAAAAGCGAAGGACTTTCAGATTAACGAGTCTTTTCGTTCCGTTCAAGCCAAAGGAGGTTAA
- a CDS encoding amidase domain-containing protein produces the protein MKNVLKKSLTLVCLASTLVAGQAMAAETLFTNSSSTNKDYDRSEAKKYAEKYAERPGNKNYANYGSNGDGGDCTNFVSQVLYEGGGLDFHGNVGYNRNAKDWYYYGPHVPKNTSDKKSRTSSWTGAHQFREHWAVVNGSGGEFAYQAKKYSVQDAQKNFDDIYQDLNTGDIVQYVDENGRTVHSQVVHKFKDGDVYMAQHSVNDEDYYWGTDLRLSEWLDYGGAYVITIEIKK, from the coding sequence TTGAAAAATGTTCTTAAAAAGTCACTAACACTTGTGTGTCTAGCATCCACCTTAGTGGCTGGACAAGCGATGGCTGCGGAAACTTTGTTTACCAATAGTTCCTCAACCAATAAAGATTACGATCGTAGCGAAGCAAAAAAATATGCTGAAAAGTATGCTGAGCGACCAGGAAACAAAAATTACGCAAATTACGGAAGCAACGGCGATGGCGGCGATTGCACAAACTTTGTCTCTCAGGTATTGTATGAAGGTGGAGGCTTGGATTTTCATGGAAATGTTGGTTACAATAGGAACGCGAAGGATTGGTACTATTACGGTCCACATGTTCCTAAAAATACGAGTGATAAAAAATCACGCACATCATCTTGGACAGGCGCCCATCAATTTCGGGAGCACTGGGCTGTAGTGAACGGTTCCGGAGGGGAATTTGCTTATCAAGCCAAAAAGTACTCAGTTCAGGACGCACAAAAGAATTTTGATGATATTTATCAAGATTTAAATACTGGTGATATTGTTCAATATGTTGATGAAAACGGAAGGACAGTACACTCACAAGTCGTGCACAAGTTTAAAGATGGTGACGTATATATGGCACAACATTCTGTTAATGATGAAGATTATTATTGGGGAACAGATTTGCGGTTAAGCGAATGGCTTGATTATGGTGGTGCATATGTTATTACCATAGAGATCAAAAAATAA
- a CDS encoding caspase family protein, with translation MIPIAYKAFLVAVNKNISPDFSDLPNTINDVREVKRLLMEKPSNFDDANVQEFTGTISKKTIITAELEAFFESATNEDILFLFWAGHGYLHQGEGYLVPFDGSTHTDSSMIRMADVKSLIDNSKAKVIFSLFDTCHSGSIARSQDILRGLQITGSGKVIIAACQPNQYAYDRNGHGAFSDYLIQGLSGAAANQDGIIDVYNLYSFISSKLSTEFQSGVQVPALYSSTLTGQPIEIRRVILRNDENQSPKGGIETILDNSGTSYWLGNISSEFDSFSEVSAGVYKLTINNPPVEVENGFRKLNEQKTVVGFAVRNQACLIRIVNMNITSGSSGDTMVVELSKVEGKHESTMMDMAYGGSGRRLSADEIASIRAKILIFGDEDERRTSSFGDTLLESLINNPTNGSVKVIPNLISSLQDKNYSLTRIRVITIAYLILTGTVEQIEKLSFKVTNGIISEVTFIGYRKKYYSNVDPYRIELTGELRK, from the coding sequence ATGATTCCAATAGCTTACAAAGCCTTTTTAGTAGCAGTAAATAAAAATATTTCTCCCGATTTCTCGGATTTGCCTAACACTATAAACGATGTTCGTGAAGTGAAACGATTGTTAATGGAGAAACCCTCGAATTTTGATGATGCCAATGTACAGGAGTTTACGGGAACTATTTCGAAAAAAACGATAATAACTGCGGAATTGGAAGCTTTTTTTGAAAGTGCAACGAATGAAGATATACTCTTTCTTTTTTGGGCGGGACATGGCTACCTGCATCAGGGAGAAGGATATCTAGTTCCTTTTGATGGTAGTACTCATACAGATTCTTCAATGATAAGAATGGCTGACGTTAAAAGTTTGATAGATAACTCAAAAGCAAAAGTTATATTTAGTTTGTTTGATACATGCCATAGCGGTTCTATAGCTCGAAGCCAGGACATTTTAAGGGGGCTTCAAATTACAGGTTCCGGGAAAGTTATTATTGCTGCGTGCCAACCCAATCAATATGCTTATGATCGAAACGGGCATGGTGCATTTAGTGATTACCTAATCCAGGGTTTGTCGGGGGCAGCTGCAAATCAAGATGGGATAATAGATGTTTATAATCTATATTCTTTTATCTCTTCAAAATTATCTACTGAGTTTCAATCCGGAGTTCAAGTTCCCGCACTTTATTCGTCGACGTTAACGGGGCAACCTATTGAGATAAGAAGGGTAATACTGAGGAACGATGAGAATCAAAGCCCAAAGGGAGGTATAGAAACAATCCTTGACAACTCAGGAACAAGTTACTGGTTGGGTAATATAAGCAGTGAATTCGATAGTTTTTCAGAGGTTAGTGCAGGAGTGTATAAGTTGACGATTAATAATCCACCTGTGGAAGTAGAAAATGGGTTTCGGAAGTTAAATGAACAAAAAACAGTGGTCGGTTTTGCTGTAAGAAATCAAGCTTGTTTAATTAGAATTGTGAATATGAATATTACTTCAGGTAGTTCAGGCGACACGATGGTTGTTGAACTGAGTAAAGTTGAAGGTAAGCACGAATCAACTATGATGGACATGGCGTATGGTGGATCAGGAAGAAGACTTTCTGCCGATGAAATTGCAAGTATCCGTGCAAAGATATTAATATTTGGTGATGAAGATGAACGACGTACTTCTTCATTTGGGGATACGCTTTTGGAAAGCTTAATAAATAACCCTACCAATGGAAGTGTTAAAGTAATTCCAAACTTAATTTCAAGTCTGCAGGATAAAAATTATAGTTTGACAAGGATTCGTGTAATAACGATTGCGTACTTGATTCTAACTGGAACTGTCGAACAAATTGAAAAACTGAGTTTTAAAGTTACAAATGGAATTATTTCCGAAGTAACTTTTATAGGATACAGAAAGAAATATTATTCAAACGTAGATCCATACCGTATTGAACTAACTGGCGAGCTCCGCAAATAA
- a CDS encoding ATP-dependent helicase, which translates to MFESLSTVQRSIVFEKNGRFVVRACPGSGKTYTTAARLAYRIQNWSSPCKGIAVLSFTNVAWKEIQKMLDGRLGITINYPHHLGTLDSFINKYIFLPFGHLIMGCGKRPTLVGEPHGTWSAGKHDYDYDRYFDCTSISVNDETIPTTADLTRFHFKWRNKDGSESGHVARIREAKVKYWGQGYATQADANYFSYKLLEKYPNIARSIAMRFPELVIDEAQDTSEIQMRIIDKLIFNSLENVMLVGDPDQAIFEWNDARPDLFLEKYYLWEENSVILDENRRSSQKICNVTNKLTSRAYPSVAVSESVKDFEHVPVIVCYKQDGIHTILDNFLRLCEKHQVEVNPENVAVIFRSKSIQNLIQEQPERMDDPWAVGNYFVRDLAKGKYLATKGNISEAYRLVERAVFKGLFKRSFCSASDLEAWVSSKGFVRHRKDITSIMAYLPAPTGDINNWVRKAERILRANNISLQMTLKRDCGEYSFEELFKTTTGDSLRFRLGTVHTVKGETFEAVLLVLKEKGAQGSFYRTMLTQGKKTYDDEELRIAYVGMTRPRKLLVLAVPSDQSKAVWEQRLLQ; encoded by the coding sequence ATGTTTGAAAGCCTCTCAACCGTTCAACGTTCAATTGTATTTGAAAAAAATGGCCGGTTTGTTGTAAGGGCATGTCCCGGAAGTGGAAAAACATATACGACCGCAGCTAGATTAGCTTACAGAATTCAAAATTGGTCATCCCCCTGTAAGGGAATAGCCGTATTATCTTTTACCAATGTGGCTTGGAAAGAAATACAAAAAATGCTTGACGGAAGATTAGGAATAACAATTAATTACCCACACCACCTCGGGACGCTGGATAGTTTTATAAATAAATATATATTCTTGCCTTTTGGGCATTTAATAATGGGTTGTGGAAAAAGACCAACTCTTGTGGGTGAACCGCATGGAACATGGTCAGCTGGAAAACATGACTACGACTATGACAGGTATTTTGATTGTACAAGTATTTCTGTTAATGACGAGACTATTCCAACAACGGCGGATCTTACAAGGTTTCATTTTAAGTGGAGAAACAAAGATGGCTCTGAAAGTGGGCATGTGGCAAGAATACGTGAGGCAAAGGTGAAATATTGGGGGCAAGGTTACGCAACACAAGCCGATGCTAACTATTTTTCTTATAAACTATTAGAGAAGTACCCGAATATTGCACGTTCTATAGCTATGAGATTTCCTGAACTAGTTATAGACGAAGCCCAGGATACCTCCGAAATACAGATGCGTATTATTGACAAATTAATATTTAATAGTCTGGAAAATGTAATGCTGGTCGGCGACCCGGACCAAGCCATATTTGAATGGAATGATGCCCGGCCAGATTTATTCTTGGAAAAGTATTATCTGTGGGAGGAGAACTCTGTAATTTTGGATGAAAACAGGAGGAGTTCTCAAAAAATTTGTAATGTAACTAATAAACTCACCTCCCGTGCTTATCCCTCAGTTGCTGTTAGTGAGTCTGTTAAAGATTTTGAACATGTCCCAGTGATTGTTTGTTACAAACAGGACGGTATCCATACCATACTTGATAATTTTCTTCGTCTGTGCGAGAAGCATCAGGTTGAGGTTAACCCTGAGAACGTAGCAGTTATTTTTAGAAGTAAGTCGATTCAGAACCTCATTCAAGAACAACCTGAACGAATGGACGATCCGTGGGCAGTAGGGAATTACTTCGTGAGGGATTTAGCAAAAGGTAAGTATCTAGCTACAAAGGGAAATATATCAGAGGCGTATCGTTTGGTGGAAAGGGCCGTATTTAAGGGGTTATTTAAGAGGAGTTTCTGTTCCGCAAGTGATCTTGAAGCTTGGGTCTCTTCAAAGGGTTTTGTTCGCCATAGAAAAGATATTACGAGTATAATGGCTTATTTGCCTGCTCCAACTGGGGACATTAATAATTGGGTACGAAAAGCAGAGCGTATCCTAAGAGCCAACAATATTTCATTACAAATGACTTTAAAACGTGATTGTGGTGAATATAGCTTTGAGGAATTGTTTAAGACAACAACCGGCGACAGTCTAAGATTTAGGCTAGGAACAGTACATACGGTCAAGGGGGAAACCTTTGAGGCGGTGTTATTGGTATTGAAGGAAAAAGGGGCGCAGGGATCATTTTATAGAACAATGCTTACGCAGGGCAAAAAAACATACGATGATGAAGAGTTAAGGATTGCTTATGTCGGCATGACAAGACCGAGAAAGCTGCTTGTACTGGCTGTTCCTAGTGATCAAAGTAAGGCAGTGTGGGAACAAAGGTTGTTACAATAA
- a CDS encoding ATP-dependent nuclease: MFLKTLIIKNFRNIPSLNIDFRKGLNILVGENNAGKSSIIDALRICFNYGKQMRDIYVKRSDFHIDRNDPEAIINPIEFHLIFEIESPDESGVFIDLLSQSSDGTEQNLQIHYKYYLEERNQIEKIRYTVWGGDNEGQQITPDVLSLLLFVYLDALRDASQHLRPVRGNRLGELYSYLREDVQGNTVTDEKRNELTQRLRESLTGDSEWNSIIEAGKLKINEHLDETSIMNKKQSVEIEFLPFEFRKIVDNLRMLLPVFDQDRLDGDDSKQKYFEIQQNGLGYNNLLYMATVLGDLKNRKQLEPESYISLLIEEPEAHLHPQLQSIFFNYLGKLDSIGFQIFITSHSPTITARADLDSLIVVQCQNNDVFAYSLARSELSDVNKKYLGKFLDVTKSQLFFANGVIFVEGISEALLLQKLSKIMGDEYNLEKMGVEIVIVNGVAFEHFGKLFNSNDESKRLNVRSVIITDDDREMATEEVSSRAQNALQLKNGFLHVETAAVTFEYELIMADDYNKELLLGIFTDMHPISSSRITGETKKDFALSFLSKVESNKAKSELAHRLALKLENDEEAKKQFVIPDYIKRSICWITKGELNV; encoded by the coding sequence ATGTTTTTGAAGACACTGATCATTAAGAATTTCAGGAATATACCTAGCCTTAACATTGATTTTCGTAAAGGTCTCAATATTCTAGTAGGCGAAAATAATGCGGGTAAGTCATCGATTATTGATGCACTTAGAATTTGTTTTAACTATGGAAAACAGATGAGGGACATATATGTAAAGAGAAGTGATTTTCATATTGATCGAAATGATCCAGAAGCCATCATTAACCCTATTGAGTTCCATTTAATTTTTGAGATTGAAAGTCCAGATGAGAGTGGTGTATTTATCGATCTGTTGTCTCAATCTAGCGATGGGACTGAACAGAACCTTCAAATTCATTATAAATATTATTTGGAAGAAAGAAACCAAATTGAGAAGATCAGATATACTGTCTGGGGTGGAGACAATGAAGGGCAACAAATTACACCAGATGTCCTAAGTTTATTGTTATTTGTTTATTTGGATGCTCTTAGGGATGCTTCACAGCATCTGAGACCTGTTCGTGGTAACAGATTAGGAGAATTATACTCTTATCTCCGTGAGGATGTACAGGGTAATACTGTAACTGATGAAAAACGAAATGAGTTAACCCAAAGGCTTAGAGAGTCATTAACTGGGGATTCTGAATGGAATAGTATCATTGAAGCCGGAAAGTTAAAAATTAATGAACATCTTGATGAAACTTCAATAATGAATAAGAAGCAGTCAGTGGAAATTGAATTTTTGCCTTTTGAATTTAGAAAAATAGTTGATAATTTAAGAATGTTGCTTCCTGTTTTTGATCAAGATCGCTTAGATGGCGATGACAGCAAACAAAAATACTTTGAAATTCAACAAAATGGGCTCGGCTATAACAATTTATTATACATGGCGACGGTTCTAGGTGATTTGAAGAATCGTAAGCAGCTAGAACCTGAATCGTACATATCATTATTAATTGAAGAACCAGAAGCACATCTACACCCACAACTACAGAGTATCTTCTTCAATTATTTAGGCAAACTCGATTCAATAGGATTTCAGATATTTATCACATCACATTCACCTACGATTACTGCAAGAGCAGATTTAGATTCTTTGATTGTGGTTCAATGCCAGAATAATGATGTATTTGCATATTCATTAGCACGCTCCGAGCTTTCCGATGTTAATAAGAAATATCTTGGTAAGTTTCTTGATGTGACCAAATCACAACTGTTTTTTGCAAATGGTGTTATTTTTGTTGAGGGTATTTCAGAAGCTCTTTTGTTGCAAAAGTTATCAAAGATCATGGGCGATGAATATAATTTGGAAAAAATGGGCGTAGAGATTGTTATCGTTAATGGTGTGGCTTTTGAGCACTTTGGTAAATTGTTTAACTCCAATGATGAAAGCAAAAGATTAAACGTTCGAAGTGTAATAATTACTGATGATGACAGGGAAATGGCAACGGAGGAGGTTTCCTCTAGGGCACAGAATGCTCTGCAACTTAAGAATGGATTTCTCCACGTTGAAACTGCTGCGGTTACATTTGAATATGAATTAATAATGGCTGACGATTACAATAAAGAGTTATTACTTGGTATTTTCACAGACATGCATCCTATTTCTTCCTCAAGAATAACGGGAGAAACAAAGAAGGATTTTGCACTCAGCTTTCTGAGTAAGGTAGAGAGTAACAAAGCAAAGTCAGAATTAGCACATCGTCTAGCTCTTAAACTTGAAAATGATGAAGAAGCCAAGAAGCAGTTTGTTATCCCTGATTATATAAAGCGTTCAATATGTTGGATAACTAAGGGTGAACTTAATGTTTGA
- a CDS encoding TnsD family Tn7-like transposition protein, with protein MLGQFPILYPDEDFRSIVYRYHVLSGNRDLSDTNFELFNRKSYKNTVFPRNLSYLIDRVPSDFISVEKLLHNHTYFCWLRPFVPTERFDSILDEIMFNKGESNIAILLGKGRGRLLVEDYRHCPVCIANDYESYGEVYLHRKHQLSFLTCCPEHGYELLTHCAKCGEKFENRLVTSPQCMCGFDITKTDRGEQHFDDIKSKQEILQNFEQLTKYSRELHFEDILFKMRNILGIKGYMKYSGRIDRKNLMKDFSSYLAASNYNQFLNIDLKSQMKTDAFILSGNQVKSIMFYIMFYILFMMFLSGSVEEFLIDNSAFSIPIPFGNGPWICHNSVCPEFNQPIIRKCIRVDHQGKYISGLFGCPSCGFSFAKRWRLEDQGKEKPYAILTMGNLWHSALIDLHSKGLSNTQIAKELNSSPGQIKVALTRMQEPRSDKRISQSLNILWSSLNANSEVASTSEAVGQSNENRARIIELLRKNVGITRTELARKHNHLYHKMLREDREWMEQVLPSSKKNRVRNDWERLDNQYSNDVVVAADELYRRNPSEQIKKYTILAHAPKIIKKHIEKAPEKLPQTIELLKSRVETDAQYLLRHLPVIISQMNKYNKKVSSLENIKTFSPMYRKSTEELDEQLTKQLNYLLRKG; from the coding sequence ATGCTAGGTCAATTTCCAATACTGTATCCTGATGAAGATTTCAGATCTATCGTCTATAGATATCATGTGCTGTCTGGAAATAGAGACTTATCAGATACTAATTTTGAGCTTTTTAATAGAAAGAGTTATAAAAACACCGTATTTCCGCGTAACCTGAGTTATTTAATTGATCGAGTACCATCTGATTTTATTTCTGTCGAGAAACTTCTACATAATCATACCTATTTCTGTTGGCTCCGGCCATTTGTTCCAACAGAGCGTTTTGACTCCATTTTGGACGAAATTATGTTTAATAAAGGTGAATCGAATATTGCTATTTTGTTGGGGAAGGGAAGGGGAAGACTTCTAGTTGAAGACTACCGACATTGTCCCGTATGCATAGCTAATGATTATGAATCATACGGTGAGGTGTATTTGCACAGAAAGCACCAATTATCATTCTTAACGTGTTGTCCTGAACACGGCTATGAACTACTTACGCATTGCGCTAAATGTGGTGAAAAGTTTGAGAATCGCCTTGTCACTTCTCCCCAATGTATGTGTGGGTTCGATATTACAAAAACCGACAGAGGCGAGCAGCATTTTGATGACATTAAGTCCAAACAGGAGATATTACAGAATTTTGAGCAGTTGACTAAATACTCGAGAGAACTTCATTTTGAAGATATACTATTTAAAATGCGGAACATCTTAGGAATTAAGGGATATATGAAGTATTCTGGACGTATAGACCGTAAAAATCTGATGAAGGACTTCAGTAGTTACCTTGCAGCTAGTAATTATAATCAATTTCTAAATATTGATTTGAAATCTCAAATGAAAACAGATGCCTTCATTCTTAGTGGAAATCAAGTAAAAAGCATTATGTTTTACATTATGTTTTACATTTTGTTTATGATGTTTTTATCTGGTTCAGTTGAGGAATTCTTAATCGATAATTCAGCTTTTTCAATACCAATCCCATTTGGAAACGGTCCGTGGATTTGTCATAACTCGGTTTGTCCAGAATTTAATCAACCAATTATTAGAAAGTGCATTCGTGTAGATCATCAAGGAAAATATATCTCAGGACTGTTTGGTTGTCCTTCGTGTGGATTCAGTTTTGCCAAAAGATGGAGGCTTGAGGATCAAGGAAAGGAAAAACCGTATGCCATATTAACAATGGGGAATTTATGGCATTCTGCCTTAATTGATCTACATTCAAAAGGATTAAGTAATACTCAGATAGCTAAGGAATTAAACTCATCCCCTGGGCAAATAAAAGTAGCATTAACTAGGATGCAAGAACCAAGGTCAGATAAAAGAATCTCTCAGTCACTTAACATATTATGGAGTTCATTAAATGCAAACAGTGAAGTCGCATCTACATCAGAAGCTGTAGGTCAGTCTAATGAAAATCGAGCACGAATTATTGAACTTTTACGAAAGAATGTAGGTATTACTAGAACGGAATTAGCCAGAAAGCACAACCATCTATATCATAAGATGCTAAGGGAAGATAGGGAATGGATGGAGCAAGTTTTACCCTCCAGCAAAAAGAATAGGGTGCGAAATGATTGGGAACGACTAGATAATCAATACAGTAATGATGTAGTTGTGGCAGCAGATGAATTATACAGAAGAAATCCCTCGGAACAGATAAAAAAATATACGATTTTAGCTCATGCTCCTAAGATTATTAAAAAACATATAGAGAAAGCACCAGAGAAACTTCCACAAACGATTGAGTTGTTAAAAAGTAGAGTTGAAACAGACGCACAATATTTGCTTCGACATCTTCCAGTAATCATTAGTCAAATGAACAAATATAATAAGAAAGTATCCTCACTAGAAAATATAAAGACATTTAGTCCTATGTACAGGAAAAGTACAGAAGAACTAGATGAGCAACTTACAAAACAGTTGAATTATCTGCTACGAAAAGGATGA
- a CDS encoding TnsD family Tn7-like transposition protein, translating to MILLLAFFPSLYPDEIIYSGIARYHQISGNRSQKQTVRDLFGERLVCATVDLPSHLGSLARRIGEIYTVDELIQRHTLYPYYATYLSKDKTERLYRLMAEGTSWGEIHISVGIPASTIKLPVNMRYCVGCYRDDVEKYGEPYWHRLHQLPGVLTCPIHKMWLSNSAIPYTTREQKFRFQPLSTVQKENEYKTYDIVPDIYLRVAQRSEILLCQSFRYVDSKNLVGSEYVTKEGRFHLRKLLDDFDGYFTSEFLKSINCEVKNGLSETWLHKIVRGKIMVSHPLRCILLSEFLGLGVSENIAPRGQYEGGGRKLYKETTEPLNKSNPTKDWAKRDEYFRWEVEKAVAEIKAQKSKPQRITVAALSRHIGRTKFNVLLEKCLNKLPLTRSYIIQEIESTQEYQIRRLESASSVIKEQGFKIQGWRLLKAAGLNRPLTKLVEEKFRSIVEGQDEPYKNM from the coding sequence ATGATTCTATTGTTAGCGTTTTTCCCTTCTCTGTACCCGGATGAAATAATATATAGCGGTATTGCAAGGTATCATCAGATATCGGGGAATAGGTCACAGAAGCAAACAGTCCGTGATTTGTTCGGTGAACGGCTGGTGTGTGCAACTGTAGATTTACCAAGCCATTTGGGGTCATTGGCTAGAAGGATTGGGGAAATTTACACCGTGGATGAACTCATCCAGAGGCACACTCTCTATCCGTATTATGCTACCTACTTGTCCAAAGATAAGACCGAACGATTATATCGCTTAATGGCGGAAGGGACTAGCTGGGGAGAAATTCACATCTCAGTGGGGATACCGGCAAGCACGATCAAATTGCCGGTCAATATGAGGTATTGCGTAGGATGTTATCGGGATGACGTTGAAAAATATGGCGAGCCCTATTGGCATCGGCTTCATCAACTCCCTGGTGTTTTAACTTGTCCAATTCATAAGATGTGGCTCAGCAATTCGGCGATCCCGTACACAACTCGTGAACAAAAGTTTAGATTTCAGCCCCTTAGTACAGTCCAGAAGGAGAATGAATATAAGACGTACGACATTGTTCCTGATATATATCTGAGAGTCGCCCAAAGATCGGAGATATTGCTATGTCAATCATTTCGGTATGTCGATTCCAAGAACTTAGTCGGTAGCGAATACGTTACTAAAGAAGGGCGATTCCACTTGCGTAAGTTGCTTGATGATTTTGATGGTTATTTTACCTCTGAGTTTTTAAAGTCTATAAATTGTGAGGTTAAGAATGGTTTATCCGAAACATGGCTGCACAAAATCGTTAGAGGCAAAATAATGGTTTCTCATCCGTTACGTTGTATTTTACTGTCCGAGTTTCTAGGGCTGGGCGTCTCAGAGAATATAGCGCCACGAGGACAGTATGAGGGTGGTGGAAGGAAGCTATATAAAGAAACAACGGAACCATTGAATAAGAGCAACCCGACGAAGGATTGGGCAAAAAGGGACGAGTATTTTCGATGGGAAGTAGAAAAGGCAGTTGCTGAAATTAAAGCGCAGAAGAGTAAGCCTCAACGAATTACTGTCGCTGCTCTATCTAGGCATATTGGTCGTACAAAGTTTAATGTCTTGCTGGAGAAATGTCTAAACAAATTACCTCTTACCAGGAGCTACATAATTCAAGAAATTGAATCCACGCAGGAATATCAAATACGACGTTTAGAGTCTGCTTCATCTGTGATCAAGGAACAAGGATTCAAAATTCAGGGTTGGCGCTTACTTAAAGCTGCCGGGTTAAATCGTCCACTTACCAAATTAGTTGAGGAAAAGTTCCGCAGTATAGTGGAGGGGCAAGATGAACCTTACAAGAACATGTGA